The Exiguobacterium aurantiacum DSM 6208 genome includes a window with the following:
- a CDS encoding flagellin N-terminal helical domain-containing protein, with amino-acid sequence MIINHNLNSMNAHRNMSFNTAQTGKAMEKLSSGLRINRAGDDAAGLAISEKMRGQIRGLDMASKNAQDGISMIQTAEGGLNETHSILQRMRELAVQASNDTNVEVDREAIGDELAELGKEITRIKDNTEFNEQKLLNGSAGVSGLVTFQVGANTEQTMAVAFTTPGIDLTDIETAVGTLDASSVEDTDAATALIKTISDQIETVSKGRSLLGATQNRLEHTINNLSTSAENLQAAESRIRDVDMAKEMMNFTKNNILNQAAQAMMSQSNQQPQAVLQLLR; translated from the coding sequence ATGATTATTAACCACAACCTTAACTCAATGAACGCACACCGTAACATGTCATTCAACACAGCACAAACAGGCAAAGCGATGGAAAAATTGTCTTCAGGTCTTCGCATAAACCGTGCGGGTGACGATGCTGCTGGTCTTGCAATCTCTGAAAAAATGCGTGGACAGATTCGCGGTCTTGATATGGCTTCGAAAAACGCACAAGATGGTATCTCAATGATTCAAACAGCTGAAGGCGGTTTAAACGAAACTCACTCAATCCTTCAACGTATGCGTGAACTTGCTGTTCAAGCATCAAATGACACGAACGTTGAAGTTGACCGCGAAGCAATCGGTGATGAGTTGGCGGAACTTGGTAAAGAAATTACCCGTATTAAAGACAATACGGAGTTTAACGAACAGAAACTTTTAAATGGTTCTGCGGGTGTTTCTGGATTAGTTACTTTCCAAGTTGGAGCTAACACGGAGCAAACGATGGCGGTAGCTTTTACAACTCCTGGGATTGATTTGACTGACATCGAAACTGCTGTAGGAACTCTTGATGCTTCAAGTGTAGAGGACACAGATGCTGCTACAGCGTTGATAAAAACCATTTCTGATCAAATTGAAACAGTTTCTAAAGGCCGTTCGCTTTTAGGAGCAACACAAAATCGTCTTGAACACACTATCAACAACTTGAGTACTTCGGCTGAGAACCTACAAGCAGCTGAATCACGCATCCGTGATGTAGATATGGCGAAAGAGATGATGAACTTTACGAAAAACAACATCCTTAACCAAGCTGCTCAAGCGATGATGAGCCAATCTAATCAGCAACCCCAAGCAGTACTCCAACTCTTACGTTAA
- a CDS encoding DUF7743 domain-containing protein, which translates to MSCQVKKVLSLLVVFVMTFSPIVQAMDIIIEDPTPDTTPPQIIEVIPSVEMEVSPTQSQTFRLKITDDLSGVKSVYVHFKHSSGLLKVVPIKILSDDLFEGTFAVNKYEKFGEWKLYSVNVTDKKENNTTYYSMETGYFQVFDFSSIIYIVSGTELRPISDPPVLQSIEINTSSDNKTASPLEPVTITVKVLDDNLDDSSVGVRVKSSSGSYYYTSLAYNPTTQLHSGKLHINLYGSLGEWIVESVSMLDGFNSITAYNSKLGLNQEEEFTFENDSFYVVGTTPDFISPSLDTLERSLIQVSSKKAIFKLGATFSDNLSGISHASVGYLRPNKSRFSVPFVKGLDGKYFAEIPIDQYDQLGKWELEYVSVIDRNSNSSLIYNSAIRPFGTISKDFSPYSFTVRGLITIEPVVPFGIDTNFTQVELLPGDRRLLTTNLTYSDGNYKDVSAMSTGTTYYSNTGKLKVEMDGTIVVSSEITPGEYFIDVKHGAFYKRIKVLVPGEFSKKNRLIVSPLNLSLAKGSTHRLSILAEIDGNLYDINGSGNGVTYVNQYPQLVSVDSSGLVKNLTDTILTTKLEVHYKDLKTTVEIRLDGPPKIEAIISSPSEIELYRGTNVQINSRALYSDGSSENITNSLNTTYTSSLASRVTVDETGLIRVPVNASYGYSTITVKNGANFSKILIKVIEDLSNVMSGIEVKSPETSLERGARHQLEVMGAYPTGHKDITSSLEGTTYVSSVPNRVSVNAEGLLSVPEGASYGDVTITVKNGTFVQKLMVTVAEDTSKTLGGIEVKGPEASLERGARHQLEVMGAYPTGHKDITSSLEGTTYVSSVPNRVSVNAEGLLSVPEGASYGDATITVKNGTFVQKLMVTVAEDTSKTLGGIEVKGPEASLERGARHQLEVMGAYPTGHKDITSSLEGTTYVSSVPNRVSVNAEGLLSVPEGASYGDVTITVKNGTFVQKLMVTVAEDPNKILGGIEVKGPETSLERGARHQLEVMGAYPTGHKDITSSLEGTTYVSSVPNRVSVNAEGLLSVPEGASYGDVTITVKNGTFVQKLMVTVAEDPNKILGGIEVKGPETSLERGARHQLEVIGAYPTGHKDITSSKEGTTYLSSVPGRVSVNSEGLLTVPLGASYGSAIITVKHGVISYKITVTVSENPYSILQEILVTDSSIYLRKGETYSLSVQGVYLLRTEDLTLGSTGTTYLSSVPSRVVASSDGVLSVPFSASAGTAVITIRNGQKNVKKTIQVIN; encoded by the coding sequence ATGAGTTGTCAAGTAAAAAAAGTTTTATCATTATTAGTAGTTTTTGTAATGACATTTTCGCCAATCGTTCAGGCAATGGATATAATTATCGAAGATCCAACACCGGACACCACTCCACCGCAAATTATAGAAGTGATTCCATCAGTTGAAATGGAAGTATCCCCAACACAATCACAAACGTTTAGATTAAAAATAACTGATGATTTATCAGGAGTGAAAAGTGTTTACGTTCATTTCAAACATAGTTCGGGATTATTAAAAGTCGTTCCAATTAAGATTTTATCTGATGATTTATTTGAAGGCACTTTCGCTGTCAACAAATACGAAAAATTTGGAGAATGGAAATTATATAGTGTAAATGTTACGGATAAAAAAGAAAATAATACTACATATTACTCTATGGAAACAGGCTATTTTCAAGTATTTGACTTTTCATCAATTATTTACATCGTTTCAGGAACAGAGTTACGACCTATAAGTGATCCTCCAGTACTGCAATCTATAGAAATAAATACTTCTTCTGATAATAAAACCGCATCACCACTAGAGCCAGTTACCATCACTGTAAAGGTTTTAGATGATAATTTAGATGATAGTAGTGTAGGTGTAAGAGTGAAGTCTAGTAGCGGGAGTTACTATTATACAAGCTTGGCCTACAATCCTACAACTCAACTTCATAGTGGTAAGCTTCATATAAATCTGTATGGATCTCTTGGAGAGTGGATAGTAGAGTCAGTTTCAATGCTAGATGGATTCAATAGTATAACTGCTTACAATAGTAAATTAGGATTAAATCAAGAAGAAGAGTTTACATTTGAAAATGATAGTTTTTATGTAGTTGGAACAACGCCGGATTTTATTTCGCCTTCGTTGGATACGTTGGAAAGATCACTTATTCAGGTTTCTTCAAAAAAAGCAATATTTAAATTAGGGGCCACTTTTTCTGACAATCTTTCTGGGATATCGCATGCATCAGTGGGCTATCTTCGACCTAATAAGAGTCGATTTAGTGTGCCGTTTGTTAAAGGGTTGGATGGTAAGTACTTCGCTGAAATTCCGATTGATCAATACGACCAATTAGGAAAATGGGAACTAGAATATGTTTCAGTGATTGATAGGAATTCTAACTCCTCACTTATTTATAATTCTGCAATAAGACCGTTTGGTACTATTAGCAAAGATTTTAGTCCATATAGTTTTACAGTAAGAGGTCTCATTACGATAGAACCTGTAGTACCGTTTGGTATTGATACAAATTTTACACAAGTTGAGTTATTGCCTGGGGACCGTAGATTACTTACGACAAACCTTACATATTCTGATGGTAATTATAAAGATGTTAGTGCAATGTCAACTGGTACCACATATTACTCTAATACTGGAAAATTAAAAGTGGAAATGGATGGTACTATTGTTGTGAGCTCCGAGATCACTCCTGGAGAATATTTTATTGATGTAAAACATGGGGCTTTTTATAAGCGCATCAAAGTTCTAGTTCCAGGCGAGTTTTCAAAAAAAAATCGACTAATAGTTTCTCCATTGAATTTATCACTTGCAAAAGGTTCAACTCACCGTTTAAGTATTTTAGCTGAAATCGATGGGAATTTATATGATATCAATGGGTCAGGCAATGGAGTAACGTATGTAAATCAATATCCCCAGTTAGTTTCTGTAGATTCTAGTGGATTAGTAAAGAATTTAACTGATACAATTTTAACAACAAAATTAGAAGTACATTATAAAGATTTGAAAACTACAGTTGAAATAAGACTAGATGGTCCACCAAAAATTGAGGCAATCATTAGTTCTCCTTCAGAAATTGAATTGTACAGAGGTACTAATGTTCAAATTAATAGCAGGGCACTCTATTCAGATGGCTCTTCGGAAAACATTACCAATTCTTTAAATACTACTTACACTAGTTCATTAGCAAGCAGAGTAACAGTTGATGAAACTGGATTGATTAGAGTACCTGTGAATGCTTCCTATGGATACTCTACAATTACAGTGAAAAATGGTGCGAATTTTTCAAAAATTTTAATTAAAGTGATAGAGGATTTAAGCAATGTTATGTCCGGGATTGAGGTGAAGAGCCCGGAGACGTCGCTCGAACGAGGGGCGCGGCACCAGCTCGAAGTGATGGGCGCATACCCGACAGGGCACAAAGACATCACATCGAGTTTGGAAGGGACGACATACGTGAGTTCCGTGCCGAACCGTGTGAGTGTTAACGCGGAGGGGCTGTTGTCGGTCCCGGAGGGAGCGTCATACGGAGATGTGACGATCACGGTGAAGAATGGGACGTTCGTGCAAAAGCTGATGGTGACGGTCGCGGAAGACACGAGCAAAACACTCGGCGGGATTGAAGTGAAAGGCCCAGAGGCGTCGCTCGAGCGAGGGGCGCGGCACCAGCTCGAAGTGATGGGCGCATACCCGACAGGGCACAAAGACATCACATCGAGTTTGGAAGGGACGACATACGTGAGTTCCGTGCCGAACCGTGTGAGTGTTAACGCGGAGGGGCTGTTGTCGGTCCCGGAGGGAGCATCGTACGGAGATGCGACGATCACGGTGAAGAATGGGACGTTCGTGCAAAAGCTGATGGTGACGGTCGCGGAAGACACGAGCAAAACACTCGGCGGGATTGAAGTGAAAGGCCCAGAGGCGTCGCTCGAACGAGGGGCGAGGCACCAGCTCGAAGTGATGGGCGCATACCCGACAGGGCACAAAGACATCACATCGAGTTTGGAAGGGACGACATACGTGAGTTCCGTGCCGAACCGTGTGAGTGTTAACGCGGAGGGGCTGTTGTCGGTCCCGGAGGGAGCGTCATACGGAGATGTGACGATCACGGTGAAGAATGGGACGTTCGTGCAAAAGCTGATGGTGACGGTCGCGGAAGACCCGAACAAAATACTCGGCGGGATTGAAGTGAAAGGCCCAGAGACGTCGCTCGAACGAGGGGCGCGGCACCAGCTCGAAGTGATGGGCGCATACCCGACAGGGCACAAAGACATCACATCGAGTTTGGAAGGGACGACATACGTGAGTTCCGTGCCGAACCGTGTGAGTGTTAACGCGGAGGGGCTGTTGTCGGTCCCGGAGGGAGCGTCATACGGAGATGTGACGATCACGGTGAAGAATGGGACGTTCGTGCAAAAGCTGATGGTGACGGTCGCGGAAGACCCGAACAAAATACTCGGCGGGATTGAAGTGAAAGGCCCAGAGACGTCGCTCGAACGAGGGGCGCGGCACCAGCTCGAAGTGATAGGTGCATACCCGACAGGGCACAAAGACATCACATCGAGTAAGGAGGGAACTACATACTTGAGTTCCGTTCCGGGCAGAGTGAGTGTAAACTCCGAGGGGTTGTTGACTGTCCCACTGGGAGCGTCGTATGGTTCAGCAATCATCACTGTGAAACATGGGGTTATAAGTTACAAAATTACTGTTACCGTATCAGAGAACCCATACAGTATATTACAAGAAATACTGGTTACTGATTCCTCGATTTACTTGAGAAAAGGAGAAACTTATTCTCTATCAGTTCAAGGAGTATATTTACTCAGAACTGAAGACCTAACTTTAGGGTCGACTGGCACTACCTATTTAAGTTCAGTCCCGAGTAGAGTAGTTGCAAGTAGCGATGGTGTTTTATCGGTACCTTTCAGTGCAAGTGCTGGCACAGCTGTCATCACCATCAGAAACGGACAAAAAAATGTAAAGAAAACTATTCAAGTTATCAATTAA
- a CDS encoding transposase, protein MSAKEAERVTTVLGFRISHDTLLRVLRRVPIPSHCAEIIGIDDFAFKKGHRYGTIICDATIHRPIDLLRTREADMLTDWLLNLEKRPVRASVD, encoded by the coding sequence ATGAGTGCGAAGGAAGCAGAACGCGTCACAACTGTTCTAGGTTTTCGAATCAGCCACGACACGCTGCTCAGAGTGTTACGACGTGTCCCCATCCCAAGTCACTGTGCTGAGATAATCGGCATTGATGACTTCGCCTTCAAAAAAGGTCATCGATACGGGACCATCATCTGTGACGCAACAATCCATCGTCCCATCGACTTGCTCCGAACCCGCGAAGCTGACATGTTGACGGATTGGCTTCTGAATCTGGAGAAGCGACCTGTCCGCGCATCGGTCGATTGA
- a CDS encoding HTH domain-containing protein, whose amino-acid sequence MSTNKYVKSVSPKGITYTDEFKELFMAQTLDGRFPIEIFRDCGFDTEAVGSSRINACRRRWLASYKRDGVMGLRDTRAGNSGRSKDKELSTEERYAKLEAENKLLKAEVELLKEIRLAEGRGKLD is encoded by the coding sequence TTGAGCACAAATAAATACGTCAAGTCCGTGAGCCCGAAAGGGATCACGTATACCGATGAGTTCAAAGAACTTTTTATGGCACAGACACTTGATGGACGGTTTCCGATAGAAATCTTCCGGGACTGCGGATTCGATACCGAGGCTGTGGGTTCTTCGCGCATAAACGCTTGTAGGAGACGCTGGTTAGCGTCTTATAAAAGAGACGGGGTAATGGGTCTGCGCGATACACGAGCGGGCAATTCAGGACGCAGCAAAGATAAAGAACTATCCACGGAAGAACGGTACGCAAAGCTCGAGGCCGAAAATAAACTGTTAAAAGCCGAGGTCGAACTATTAAAGGAGATCCGCCTGGCGGAAGGGAGAGGAAAGCTGGACTAA
- a CDS encoding IS3 family transposase, producing the protein MIQGVITKHGMKGMVSHLCHVVGVSRQGYHAYFSERRIQIRQEREAKDMVLRDLVLKAFHFKKRKKGARQIKMVLSGHFGVSMNLKCIRRIMRKYNIVCPIRKADPYKRLIKATAEHRVVPNHLKREFKQGTPYKVLLTDITYIFYGNGKRAYLSTIVDGSTNEVLAHHLSENIKLDLVLDTLKHLRKNRRVRLAKDAFIHSDQGGHYTSPTYQKKVKRMRLGQSMSRRGNCWDNAVQESSPSSRISFFQMSFT; encoded by the coding sequence TTGATTCAAGGTGTCATCACCAAGCACGGAATGAAAGGGATGGTCAGCCATCTCTGTCACGTGGTCGGGGTGTCACGTCAGGGATACCACGCCTATTTCTCGGAACGGAGAATACAGATCAGACAGGAGCGCGAAGCGAAAGACATGGTTCTTCGCGACCTCGTTCTGAAGGCGTTCCACTTCAAGAAGCGAAAGAAGGGAGCTAGGCAGATCAAGATGGTTCTGTCTGGTCATTTCGGTGTGTCGATGAACCTGAAGTGCATCCGACGTATCATGCGGAAATATAACATCGTATGTCCAATCCGTAAGGCGGACCCATACAAACGGCTCATTAAGGCGACCGCTGAGCACCGGGTGGTGCCGAATCACCTCAAGCGCGAATTCAAACAGGGCACGCCCTACAAGGTCCTCCTCACCGACATCACCTACATATTTTACGGGAACGGTAAGCGCGCCTATCTTTCGACCATCGTGGACGGATCGACCAATGAGGTACTGGCACACCATCTCTCTGAGAACATCAAACTCGACCTCGTGTTGGACACGTTGAAACATTTACGTAAGAACCGGAGGGTTCGTTTGGCGAAGGATGCATTCATCCATTCAGACCAGGGCGGGCACTATACGAGTCCTACCTACCAGAAAAAGGTGAAACGTATGAGGCTAGGTCAATCCATGTCCCGGCGGGGCAACTGTTGGGACAACGCCGTCCAGGAATCATCTCCTTCAAGCCGCATAAGTTTTTTTCAAATGTCCTTTACATAG
- a CDS encoding flagellar protein FlaG: MSSTISEIRLHLPSSVLPYEQTKNMFTEDSQKRLADEGIVVLPTPQHVTKLETAIEKANHSLDLQLTGLKFIKHEKLNDYYIQIVDTNNEVIREIPSKQSLDFFAAFMEFNRLFDERV; encoded by the coding sequence ATGAGCTCTACGATTTCGGAAATTCGCCTTCATTTGCCGTCCTCAGTGTTACCTTATGAACAAACAAAAAATATGTTCACTGAAGATTCTCAAAAACGTTTAGCTGATGAGGGAATCGTAGTTTTGCCGACTCCTCAGCATGTAACAAAACTTGAAACAGCCATTGAGAAAGCTAACCACTCATTAGATTTGCAGTTAACAGGACTCAAGTTCATTAAACATGAAAAGCTAAACGATTACTACATTCAAATTGTAGATACAAATAACGAAGTAATAAGAGAAATTCCTAGCAAACAATCACTCGATTTTTTTGCTGCTTTTATGGAGTTCAATCGATTATTTGATGAACGTGTGTAA